The sequence AGCCTCTGCAAATAGGTTTTGTTCTGCAATATTCCTTTGCATTTTTAACAATTAGAGCATGGTATTCGTTAAACAAGCCTACATCTTTAGGTAGATTTTCCATAAAAAATCTTTGTACTAATTCATAATCATCGCTCGTTAAAATCTCATGCCTTTTAAGAAACTTCTTTGTATAGGCATCTACAACAAACATAGGTTTTTCAAAAGCATAAAGTAGTATAGAATCTGCCGTCTCTCTACCCACACCTTTGATAGACAAAAGCAACTCTCTAAGCTTGGATGCGTTAAACTTGCTTAGTTGATCGAATCCACCGTGTTTATGAAAAAAAGTGGCGACGTTCTTCAGATACAGGCCCTTCTGATTAAAAAAACCAGCAGGCTTTATAGCCTCTTTTATCAGGTCAAGTTCAGCCTTGTTTATATCGTTTAGGGAACACAATCTGGCCTTTTTTAGGTTATCGATGGCCTTTTCTACATTCTTCCAGGCCGTATTCTGGGTTAAAATCGCCCCTATTACAACTTCATCTTTTGTTTGGGCAGGC comes from Hippea maritima DSM 10411 and encodes:
- a CDS encoding endonuclease III domain-containing protein, producing MRELLLEVFNKLLDRYGKQHWWPAQTKDEVVIGAILTQNTAWKNVEKAIDNLKKARLCSLNDINKAELDLIKEAIKPAGFFNQKGLYLKNVATFFHKHGGFDQLSKFNASKLRELLLSIKGVGRETADSILLYAFEKPMFVVDAYTKKFLKRHEILTSDDYELVQRFFMENLPKDVGLFNEYHALIVKNAKEYCRTKPICRGCPLEDLL